Proteins co-encoded in one Xiphophorus couchianus chromosome 3, X_couchianus-1.0, whole genome shotgun sequence genomic window:
- the LOC114141764 gene encoding histone-lysine N-methyltransferase ASH1L isoform X2 translates to MDQRVKGGTPTATASTLDSTSAPEDSKQDQVAEKKRRAEGESGNAVKKEEEKRGPGGKREGDKGAVLELLIEGRCGGQQELQLSGRESNCPEGNVRVRIGLQAKRTKKPPKILESYVCKPTIRTYQRQGRGALLRADGEGRAVQQIKSSPATDEANREQRSGLDAVQATSKKTTSATPPPLAKSLSSSSSQPLSISSTLTSESTPASAPNISSQGTKTGKQVPIKLADKTDDNSNGSSEKVKKDKLPSVNGQSVPAGLKPCSPTTDQTTSATPSTPSKQTVSTSETRNEGNSSKKHNGLVQTAKQKELSNGRSSSNILGTSSSSKNKAGKLSGSSSASSTDSTVRSLVSSGSHKELSSKTKPDSAACHQITPKSQSSPSLDPSSAQSEGCDPSPLPLIDNKREKEKKAKKERRRDKKSRRDGPEADREKSEKRKNEVKKKKDKDGRSRHDKEKDQKHRTSDLWRDNLKNETGKADRISPERLRTQDNNAKCGETVGTTKLDKSSKKVTPVRLEEKEKTVDSCRLAKQSEPASTGDFSKSKEQDVSRHPVVPPPLSMSSAPPPLAPSSSHIPVSPPSSPREQDSRPLKKRKARRPSWTKLVHRAHRAENQEASSDSLHNPSLSFPQITKTSFPSKTAVQQSDELQSAPLSSLSSCSPPVSLAAPKQTHPISDSARKRGRPKSHSSSLDEPPPRLSPNDIPSEDTIVGCDRSKKAPVLVPILQSKSNPKKRGRPPKRPFPEDQGEDALNPPNRKERSEDFYPPERGNRQLKIRRLINEIKKRKKRRLHKVIMAGYMGKEGRGREVVDGKTSLRMCKSIEDTTVHTLSALSSSFGSTLGPQINVSKRGTIYMGKRRGRKPKSQSANLNSSSQNSTQSSLFTSPPEASLFSSSQPHPPPSHPFPSPSLTHSSGAQSPYSEGSLTEPTSSLLFSHHFSLPSPSSSCTSPRPPSSSSLSPFVKKSCPCQGRHQFPFHQSSCKLSGATASMHHVPGSPSHLKEATPSPRSESHSDETLPSDSGIGTDNNSVSERGEMRGARGILRMGHGSGVILGGQRLPPSLVDRPSPVSSPLSHVARHSNTINISNTAERHRDRHRHRRRDYDCPASCACLCTCLGHNKCTHSDYYSCLGHSALKRQKNKHKKKHQQMHMQDPEFLAELDDLIAQFNEVHIGRRSWARTGFGQGFDGGRRHHSSSHSHRSNIFRINLNGFYSPHPVSFPAAPSFTPQPFYPCHCNRKLDRRQCGCPSKFQETIENMGFYGSYPPAPPSLYHHLPSSFPLPPPHQYAPHQSHHAHFLLNPARFHRRRSRLLRDGALGGEVEGDLGASSRGASSGFVSGLSCGWGRSEHKHKHRHRLCERNMETEEELQDEEEEDGMDRELLSGSKTQSGFIFGQVEGRRKGGKGPGSMLSKDSPWLRQNGSIPFSAATSSSSCSLAERYKNTSLTSLGLGSTHLSSFGGGWGGLGHNWATFGSLGSPGFGTLNPSWRGFSGDKHMGRLATSEGEDEDGEDDVDDSHLYAPKHTNLFTSAAMSAVGRGLRSGLSSRIPGNGEKSWRRDEPAWTERREAGLQGDSRSRGQRRSVPTPDCAAVKNKRGPGRPRKHPLPSAVSSPTCSSHATPSMSPADFVPEAGGGAEEAVPEKRGGGGNTVQQVMDLESQARRKRGRKRKHGDSPCHQSFAKDIPECDMHSEFLSQSDVDEAPTQAVAAHREENSDDSPRKNYLTAGLYSDDYKTTDPPFQAQKNCSESLEYTPGEHEYSLLPAPIHVGKYLRLKRIHFQLPYDVMWQWQQNQLQRQPAVPLKRKRRYCRLKQRTPSSQQIVEESSGDITSLFPHLDMEPLTCSEKSFVVKHHVFLVRNWELVRDRQIRMRIARGRDGDEEGEDSQIASCDGASGDDSHIKSGP, encoded by the exons ATGGACCAGAGAGTGAAGGGGGGGACCCCTACAGCCACCGCCTCCACTCTGGACTCTACTTCTGCTCCTGAAGACTCTAAGCAGGACCAAGTGgcagagaaaaagaggagagcagaggggGAGAGTGGCAATGCTGtgaaaaaagaggaggagaaaagaggaCCAGGAGGAAAAAGGGAAGGGGACAAGGGAGCAGTGCTGGAGCTGCTCATCGAGGGGCGCTGTGGAGGGCAGCAGGAGCTCCAGCTTTCTGGCAGGGAGTCAAACTGCCCCGAGGGGAACGTAAGGGTCCGGATTGGACTCCAGGCCAAGCGCACCAAAAAGCCGCCCAAGATTTTGGAGAGCTACGTGTGCAAGCCCACCATCAGGACGTATCAGAGACAAGGCAGGGGGGCTCTGCTGAGGGCAGATGGAGAGGGAAGAGCAGTCCAGCAGATCAAAAGCAGCCCAGCCACAGACGAGGCAAACAGGGAGCAGCGATCGGGCTTGGATGCCGTCCAGGCCACATCCAAAAAAACTACATCTGCTACTCCACCGCCGCTTGCAAAGTCATTATCATCCTCGTCATCGCAGCCTTTGTCGATATCCTCGACATTAACTTCAGAGTCTACTCCTGCTTCTGCCCCTAACATATCAAGCCAAGGAACCAAGACTGGCAAACAG GTTCCTATCAAGCTGGCCGATAAGACGGACGATAATTCAAACGGTTCATCAGAGAAAGTGAAGAAAGACAAGCTTCCAAGTGTTAATGGACAGTCTGTCCCTGCAGGACTTAAACCCTGCTCTCCCACAACAGATCAGACAACTTCAGCCACTCCGTCCACACCGAGCAAGCAGACAGTCTCCACTTCAGAAACCAGGAATGAAGGGAACAGCTCCAAGAAACACAATGGTTTGGTTCAGACAGCAAAACAGAAGGAACTATCGAATGGGAGGAGTTCTTCAAATATCCTTGGCACTTCATCCTCATCTAAAAACAAAGCTGGAAAACTCAGCGGTTCGTCTTCTGCTTCTTCCACAGATTCCACAGTGAGGTCTCTGGTGTCTTCTGGCTCCCATAAAGAGCTTTCCAGTAAGACTAAGCCAGACTCTGCTGCCTGTCACCAAATCACCCCCAAATCACAGTCTTCCCCCTCCTTGGATCCTTCCTCTGCCCAGTCAGAGGGTTGTGATCCCTCTCCACTACCCCTGATAGACaataagagagagaaagagaagaaagccAAGAAGGAGAGACGTAGAGATAAAAAATCAAGGAGAGATGGACCAGAggcagacagagaaaaaagtgaaaaaagaaagaatgaggTTAAGAAAAAGAAGGACAAGGATGGAAGATCAAGACATGACAAAGAAAAGGATCAGAAACATAGAACTAGTGATTTATGGAGGGATAACCTAAAGAATGAGACTGGAAAGGCAGATAGGATAAGCCCTGAAAGACTGAGGACACAAGATAATAATGCAAAATGTGGTGAAACAGTTGGTACTACTAAATTAGATAAAAGCTCTAAAAAAGTGACTCCAGTCAGActagaggagaaagaaaagacagtTGACAGTTGTAGGCTTGCTAAACAAAGTGAGCCTGCTTCAACAGGTGATTTCAGTAAATCAAAAGAACAAGACGTATCAAGACACCCAGTAGTGCCTCCGCCTCTCTCTATGtcctcagctcctcctcctttGGCCCCGTCTTCCTCTCACATTCCTGTTTCTCCCCCCTCTTCGCCCCGGGAGCAGGACAGCCGACCACTCAAGAAACGCAAAGCCAGAAGGCCCAGCTGGACCAAGCTGGTACATCGCGCCCACAGAGCAGAAAATCAGGAAGCTTCTTCGGATTCCCTGCATAATCCATCGCTAAGTTTCCCCCAGATCACTAAGACATCGTTTCCATCCAAAACCGCTGTTCAGCAGAGCGATGAGTTGCAGTCAGCGCCCCTGAGCTCCTTATCCAGCTGCTCCCCCCCAGTGTCTTTAGCAGCCCCAAAACAAACTCACCCCATTTCAGATTCAGCCCGGAAGAGGGGCCGCCCCAAATCCCACAGCTCCAGTTTGGATGAGCCTCCTCCTCGACTTTCACCAAATGATATTCCCTCTGAGGATACCATTGTAGGCTGTGACAGATCTAAAAAAGCCCCGGTGTTGGTACCAATACTGCAGTCTAAGTCCAACCCTAAGAAACGAGGGCGTCCCCCCAAAAGACCCTTCCCAGAGGACCAGGGTGAAGATGCACTGAATCCCCCCAATCGCAAGGAAAGGAGTGAAGACTTTTATCCTCCTGAACGGGGGAACCGGCAGCTAAAGATCAGGAGACTgattaatgaaataaagaaaagaaagaagaggagacTTCACAAAGTAATTATGGCTGGTTACATGGGGAAGGAGGGCAGAGGAAGAGAGGTAGTGGATGGTAAAACCTCATTGAGAATGTGTAAATCGATTGAGGACACAACAGTTCACACCCTTTCAGCCCTGTCCTCTTCATTTGGGAGCACACTGGGCCCTCAGATCAATGTAAGCAAAAGAGGGACCATTTACATGGGCAAGAGGCGAGGACGCAAGCCTAAGTCCCAATCTGCGAACCTAAACTCTAGCTCCCAGAACTCCACTCAGTCTTCTTTGTTTACCAGTCCCCCTGAAGCATCTCTTTTCTCATCTAGCCAGCCACACCCACCCCCATCTCACCCATTTCCTTCCCCATCACTTACCCACTCTAGTGGAGCCCAGAGTCCTTACAGTGAAGGCAGCCTCACAGAACCAACATCCTCCCTCCTCTTTTCCCACCACTTCTCTCTCCCTTCCCCGTCTTCCTCTTGTACATCCCCAcgtcctccttcctcctcttccctctccCCCTTTGTAAAAAAGAGCTGTCCATGTCAAGGGAGACATCAGTTTCCCTTTCACCAGTCTTCATGTAAGCTCTCGGGTGCCACTGCTTCAATGCACCATGTACCGGGTTCCCCGAGTCACCTGAAGGAGGCCACCCCCTCACCAAGGAGCGAGTCACACAGTGACGAGACGCTGCCCAGCGACAGTGGGATAGGAACAGATAATAACAGCGTCTCTGAGCGAGGCGAGATGAGGGGAGCCCGAGGAATACTGAGGATGGGTCATGGGTCAGGGGTGATTCTGGGAGGTCAAAGGCTCCCTCCATCTCTTGTGGACCGGCCCTCTCCGGTTTCGTCACCCCTCTCTCATGTGGCCAGACACTCAAACACTATTAACATCTCAAACACGGCAGAGCGTCACAGAGACCGGCACCGACACAGGCGCAGGGATTATGACTGCCCCGCTTCCTGTGCCTGCCTGTGCACCTGCCTTGGACACAACAAGTGCACTCATTCCGACTATTACTCTTGCCTTGGACATAGTGCACTGAAGAGACAGAAGAACAAGCATAAGAAGAAGCACCAACAGATGCACATGCAAGACCCAGAGTTCCTAGCTGAACTGGATGATCTGATCGCTCAGTTCAACGAAGTTCACATTGGACGACGGAGCTGGGCGAGGACTGGATTTGGGCAGGGCTTTGACGGAGGAAGGCGACATCATTCTTCTTCTCATTCCCACCGGTCCAACATTTTCCGGATCAATCTGAATGGCTTCTACTCGCCACACCCTGTGTCCTTCCCAGCAGCTCCTTCCTTCACCCCTCAGCCCTTCTATCCTTGCCATTGTAACAGGAAACTGGACCGCCGGCAGTGCGGCTGCCCCTCAAAGTTCCAGGAAACAATTGAAAACATGGGCTTTTATGGCAGCTACCCACCAGCACCACCGTCGCTCTATCACCACCTCCCCAGCTCTTTCCCACTTCCACCCCCTCACCAGTATGCCCCCCATCAGTCCCACCACGCTCACTTCCTCCTCAACCCGGCCAGATTCCACAGGCGCAGAAGCAGGTTGCTCAGGGATGGAGCTTTAGGAGGAGAGGTAGAGGGGGATTTAGGGGCTAGCAGCAGAGGAGCAAGCTCGGGGTTTGTTTCTGGACTCTCTTGTGGCTGGGGGAGGAGCGAACATAAACATAAGCACCGTCACCGACTCTGTGAGCGAAACATGGAAACTGAAGAGGAGTTacaggatgaggaggaggaagacggcATGGATAGGGAGCTCTTGAGTGGTTCAAAGACACAATCAGGGTTCATTTTTGGGCAAGtagagggaagaagaaaagggggaaaaggACCAGGAAGCATGCTGTCTAAAGACTCACCTTGGTTGCGTCAAAATGGAAGCATTCCCTTCTCCGCTGCCACTTCCTCTTCATCATGTTCTTTGGCAGAGAGGTACAAAAACACATCTCTCACCTCTTTGGGCCTTGGCTCCACTCACCTGTCTTCATTTGGAGGAGGCTGGGGTGGCTTGGGCCACAACTGGGCAACATTTGGGAGTCTAGGAAGCCCAGGATTTGGAACCCTGAACCCCAGTTGGAGAGGCTTTTCCGGGGACAAACACATGGGCAGACTGGCTACCTCGGAAGGAGAAGATGAGGATGGTGAAGATGATGTCGACGACTCACACCTGTATGCTCCAAAACACACCAACCTGTTCACTTCTGCTGCCATGTCAGCAGTGGGGAGAGGCCTGAGGAGCGGATTGAGCAGCAGGATCCCTGGAAATGGAGAAAAGTCATGGAGGAGGGATGAGCCAGCgtggacagagaggagggaggcaG GTTTACAAGGTGACTCGAGGAGCCGTGGCCAGCGACGAAGCGTGCCAACTCCAGACTGCGCTGcggtgaaaaacaaaagagggcCAGGACGTCCCAGGAAGCACCCGCTGCCCTCCGCCGTGTCCTCCCCTACGTGCTCATCTCATGCGACGCCGTCCATGTCGCCTGCTGACTTCGTGCCAGAAGCAGGAGGAGGGGCAGAAGAAGCGGTGccagagaaaagaggaggaggaggcaacACGGTGCAGCAGGTCATGGATTTGGAGTCGCAGGCCCGGAGGAAGAGGGGGCGGAAGAGAAAACACGGTGACTCTCCGTGCCATCAGAG TTTTGCCAAGGACATCCCTGAATGTGACATGCATTCTGAGtttctcagccaatcagatgtcGACGAGGCTCCGACCCAAGCAGTAGCCGCCCATAGGGAAGAGAACAGTGATGACTCCCCAAGGAAAAATTACCTGACAGCAGGCCTTTACTCTGATGATTATAAAACTACAGA TCCTCCCTTCCAAGCCCAGAAGAACTGCAGTGAGAGTTTAGAGTACACACCAGGGGAGCATGAGTACAGCCTTTTACCTGCTCCCATACATGTTG GAAAGTACTTGAGGCTGAAACGAATTCACTTCCAGCTGCCATATGATGTGATGTGGCAGTGGCAGCAAAACCAG CTTCAGCGTCAACCTGCTGTTCCCCTGAAAAGGAAACGCCGTTACT GTCGCCTGAAGCAGAGGACTCCGTCTTCCCAGCAAATAGTG GAGGAGAGCTCCGGAGACATCACCAGCCTGTTCCCTCACCTCGACATGGAGCCTCTGACCTGCAGCGAGAA GAGCTTTGTGGTGAAACACCACGTGTTCCTCGTCAGGAACTGGGAGCTGGTGAGAGACCGACAGATCCGAATGAGGATAGCGAGGGGGAGAGACGGAGACGAGGAGGGAGAGGACTCGCAGATTGCGTCCTGCGACGGCGCCAGTGGGGACGACAGCCACATCAAGTCAGGTCCATGA